A genome region from Glycine max cultivar Williams 82 chromosome 5, Glycine_max_v4.0, whole genome shotgun sequence includes the following:
- the LOC100788302 gene encoding uncharacterized protein: MGRKFWELLYGGNHFIRPNMSTAFYLNSMFYHSSREALNFQWYQNEFPKVKELTHSLANVDAVNGRLVDINSNSTVFDDDIEREMCTFKSLVREFVGSPLVQHRMKHFLASFLTNVKDESFTPFGTATERKPMVVDSLTKVSNFLSVSAQQRKLVRFRVCPQVTQHRIWTGALKEVLNGFAVDLDCLASRGLDNDALLGGQIVHSCLRFLTEIGVFSEPESSSWMKLSPSKTVDSSDSRRWEDVLVMLNDLTKCCRNERRLKMNVAKAEIMKEGLLHIRDVLVDSNVGYKEAQHQESLVKKKLSKMLGHSSCCLFTLLLYYLYGRVADIEVDMCGGVYANGSDGKFCLFMGRILTSDSEKMVGRGVKQLDRALGIFKFVWEMAEMKGHLDLQGHMWCVGADNRMLRYRGNTYFVHGICL; this comes from the coding sequence ATGGGTCGTAAATTTTGGGAGCTACTTTACGGTGGAAACCATTTTATTAGACCCAACATGTCTACAGCATTTTACCTAAACTCCATGTTTTATCACTCTTCAAGAGAGGCTCTGAACTTTCAGTGGTATCAGAATGAGTTTCCCAAAGTGAAAGAGTTGACCCATTCGCTAGCAAATGTGGATGCAGTTAATGGGAGGCTTGTTGATATTAATAGCAATTCAAccgtttttgatgatgacattgAGCGTGAAATGTGCACCTTCAAGTCCCTTGTTCGTGAGTTTGTTGGGTCTCCATTAGTTCAGCACAGAATGAAACATTTTCTGGCCTCTTTCCTCACAAATGTAAAAGATGAATCTTTTACCCCTTTTGGTACAGCAACTGAAAGAAAGCCTATGGTGGTCGATTCATTGACCAAAGTGAGCAACTTTCTCAGTGTTTCTGCTCAACAAAGGAAATTGGTTCGTTTCAGGGTGTGCCCGCAGGTTACTCAGCACCGCATATGGACTGGCGCACTTAAAGAAGTTCTGAATGGTTTTGCAGTTGATTTGGATTGTTTGGCTTCTCGGGGCTTAGACAACGATGCTTTGTTGGGTGGCCAAATTGTTCATAGCTGCTTGAGGTTTCTGACTGAAATTGGTGTCTTTTCGGAGCCTGAGTCTTCTTCTTGGATGAAGCTTTCGCCTTCTAAAACAGTTGATTCCTCTGATTCCCGGAGATGGGAAGATGTTCTTGTGATGCTCAATGATCTTACTAAATGCTGCAGAAATGAAAGGAGGTTAAAGATGAATGTAGCTAAGGCTGAAATCATGAAGGAGGGGCTTTTGCACATAAGGGATGTTTTAGTTGATAGCAATGTTGGATATAAGGAAGCACAGCATCAAGAAAGCCTAGTGAAGAAGAAGCTGTCCAAAATGTTGGGTCACTCGTCTTGTTGCCTGTTCACTCTATTACTGTATTACCTCTATGGAAGGGTGGCGGATATTGAAGTAGACATGTGTGGTGGGGTTTATGCAAACGGGAGTGATGGCAAGTTTTGCTTGTTTATGGGAAGAATTTTGACTTCAGATAGTGAGAAGATGGTTGGACGTGGCGTGAAGCAGTTGGACCGGGCACTTGGGATTTTCAAGTTCGTGTGGGAAATGGCTGAAATGAAAGGGCATTTGGACTTGCAGGGCCATATGTGGTGTGTTGGAGCAGACAATAGGATGCTTAGGTATAGAGGAAACACATACTTTGTGCATGGAATTTGCCTTTGA
- the LOC102659707 gene encoding uncharacterized protein: protein METPNVTIPKVGPKPSRKVKLPTPKELISHYESKGMDSQDASLKVIEDLQKALFRVISSGKGKHDKLLTESSRKIDAINNRLTVLDMKLDSKPAYVETFAIGLASGAALKGIGAVVPHIIAPLTQIWNSVSSAIKSSPQ, encoded by the coding sequence ATGGAAACGCCAAATGTAACGATACCTAAAGTTGGACCTAAACCGTCGAGGAAAGTGAAGCTTCCGACGCCGAAGGAGCTGATATCACACTATGAATCTAAGGGTATGGACTCGCAAGATGCGTCGTTGAAGGTCATTGAGGATCTTCAGAAGGCTCTGTTTAGAGTCATATCCTCTGGCAAAGGTAAACACGACAAGCTATTGACTGAATCTTCTAGGAAGATTGATGCAATTAACAATAGACTCACTGTTCTTGACATGAAGCTTGATTCCAAGCCTGCTTATGTTGAAACTTTTGCAATTGGGCTTGCCTCTGGAGCTGCCCTCAAAGGTATTGGTGCAGTTGTGCCTCATATTATTGCCCCTCTTACTCAGATATGGAACTCTGTTTCCTCTGCCATTAAATCTTCCCCCCAATGA